A window from Temnothorax longispinosus isolate EJ_2023e chromosome 1, Tlon_JGU_v1, whole genome shotgun sequence encodes these proteins:
- the Impe3 gene encoding uncharacterized protein Impe3: MKILCSLMVIMILRQAIAGIVRKPPAFSTPVYSNSYLPAAMQVIFHAVEQLKLLQAEELLQLETVTASPTSTTQSMKDQQPQSTTPQGISIIPTATTAKVHDQKTDIPMVLTSTQANKVSSQGSSKIYDDSTEIAQLFVTSTASVVSDNYHKETPEVNEETTETNYELPATPETNHELPEPVQETQEPNQEVSEESAEKSPNTERSSGEVSTTQTPRHDVVSQQQSTQASVTQVSDDQKKTEPSVDSVVDKIHGIVRTTTSLFSEESDGSDESKSVGTSIEKSEQIEDEEEETRFCLLGERVAQVPRPSLNQYLKRSKVPSKPALQQLANLYDSLSKDARKQGFARYAGYTDDILKILQSSAEGGVGPQLKQLLEKVVERNELTRDDAKMRTSQALRDLDDPASALNMDLRRLFPLRYTL, translated from the exons ATGAAGATATTATGTAGTTTGATGGTGATAATGATTCTCCGGCAG GCTATCGCCGGAATCGTTAGGAAACCGCCGGCCTTTTCAACACCAGTATATTCGAATTCGTATCTCCCCGCTGCCATGCAG GTAATTTTTCACGCGGTCGAGCAATTGAAGCTGCTCCAAGCGGAAGAATTATTGCAGTTAGAAACAGTAACTGCCTCGCCGACATCGACGACCCAGTCGATGAAAGATCAGCAACCGCAATCGACGACACCTCAGGGAATTTCCATAATTCCAACTGCTACGACCGCGAAAGTCCATGACCAGAAGACAGATATTCCCATGGTATTAACTTCGACTCAGGCGAATAAGGTATCGAGTCAAGGATCATCTAAGATTTACGACGATTCGACAGAAATCGCTCAACTCTTCGTAACTTCGACAGCGAGCGTTGTATCCGATAATTACCATAAAGAGACACCTGAAGTGAACGAAGAGACGACTGAAACGAATTACGAATTACCGGCCACTCCGGAAACGAATCACGAATTACCGGAGCCCGTACAGGAGACCCAAGAACCGAATCAAGAAGTCTCGGAGGAGAGCGCCGAAAAATCACCAAATACTGAACGCTCCTCCGGCGAAGTATCGACAACACAAACTCCGCGACACGACGTTGTATCGCAACAACAATCGACACAGGCTTCTGTCACGCAAGTGTCGGATGATCAGAAAAAGACGGAACCGTCCGTCGACAGCGTCGTGGATAAAATTCACGGAATCGTGAGGACAACCACATCCTTATTTAGCGAGGAATCTGACGGTAGCGACGAGTCGAAGAGTGTGGGAACATCGATTGAAAAGTCGGAGCAAATTgaggacgaagaagaagaaacaag ATTCTGTTTACTTGGCGAGAGAGTAGCTCAAGTGCCGCGTCCAAGTTTGAATCAGTACTTAAAGCGTTCCAAAGTGCCGTCTAAGCCGGCTCTTCAACAACTGGCGAACCTTTATGACTCCCTCAGCAAAGACGCGCGGAAGCAAGGATTCGCACGGTATGCTGGCTATACGgatgatattttgaaaattttgcagtcATCCGCCGAGGGTGGCGTCGGACCGCAGCTGAAGCAGCTGTTAGAGAAGGTGGTAGAGCGGAACGAGCTCACCAGAGACGACGCAAAGATGAGGACGTCGCAGGCGCTGCGTGATCTCGACGATCCTGCCAGTGCGCTCAATATGGATCTGAGACGTCTGTTTCCGTTACGTTATAcgctctaa
- the Naglu gene encoding alpha-N-acetylglucosaminidase — MGITTSWFRLFIIIFGLLVLSCQCRNLDMFQDTLGHIKSRTSPEIQAKAAKDVAERLLGKEISKMFIMMLDTDLGPVGKDTFKITKNPLGEIEIRGTSGVAITWGLHHYLKNYCNVHISWDGTQIALPNTLPEVYVKVISNDRFRYYQNVCTVGYSSAWWQWQQWERNIDWMALNGINLALAFTAQEAIWQRLYQELNLMKEEIDEHLGGPAFLPWARMGNIRGFGGPLSSNWHNHTIRLQHQILRRMRDLGIVPVLPAFAGHVPRAFARLFPNANMTKIDPWNKFEDKYCCPYLLEPTDPLFRMIGERFLRMYIDEFGTDHIYNCDTFNENEPSNNELIYLRNVGYSVFSAMNAVDSKAIWLMQAWLFVHDITFWTKSRVRAFLTSVPTGRMLVLDLQSEQFPQYGRLKSYYGQPFIWCMLHNFGGTLGMFGSAQIINQRTFVGRNMNGSTMVGTGLTPEGINQNYVIYELMNEMAYRHAPVDLDNWFESYATRRYGAWNEYAVAAWRHLGRTVYNFIGTQRIRGHYVITRRPSLNISSWIWYDRKNFYSMWNVFLKARYGRGNNTLYRHDVVDITRQALQLMADDIYVTILDCYNKKNITAFRSSANALLELFDDLESILASGSNFLLGTWLAQAKDMAVDEEERRSYEYNARNQITLWGPNGEIRDYANKQWSGVMADYFKPRWELFLKALEKSLVQRTKLNITEINDRIFHEIEQPFTFSTKIYPIEAKGDTIDIAMKIISKWFKGESASSSLSSSLKSSSIKTC; from the exons ATGGGTATCACAACATCGTGGtttcgattatttataataatatttggaTTGCTTGTACTGTCCTGTCAATGTCGCAACTTGGACA TGTTTCAGGATACTTTGGGGCATATAAAATCACGTACGTCGCCAGAAATTCAAGCAAAAGCAGCTAAAGATGTCGCGGAAAGACTGCTGGGCAAAGAGATatctaaaatgtttattatgaTGCTGGATACCGATTTGGGACCTGTTGGCAAAGATACTTTCAAG ATAACAAAAAATCCTCTAGGCGAGATCGAAATTCGCGGTACTTCCGGGGTGGCAATCACATGGGGTTTGCATCATTACTTGAAAAACTATTGCAATGTTCATATATCATGGGACGGTACGCAAATTGCGCTGCCAAACACCCTACCGGAAGTTTACGTTAAAGTTATATCGAACGATAG ATTCAGATATTATCAGAACGTGTGCACTGTGGGTTATAGTTCAGCCTGGTGGCAGTGGCAACAATGGGAAAGAAACATCGATTGGATGGCCCTTAATGGGATTAATCTTGCCCTCGCTTTTACCGCGCAAGAGGCGATCTGGCAAAGACTCTATCAAGAATTGAATCTGATGAAAGAGGAGATCGACGAGCACTTGGGCGGACCTGCTTTCTTACCCTG GGCGAGGATGGGCAATATTCGTGGTTTTGGTGGACCGTTATCATCGAATTGGCATAATCACACCATACGTCTGCAGCACCAGATTCTTCGGAGAATGAGAGATCTCGGAATCGTTCCAGTATTACCGGCATTCGCCGGTCATGTACCGCGAGCGTTTGCCAGACTTTTTCCAAATGCTAATATGACGAAGATCGACCCATGGAATAAATTCGAAGACAAATATTGCTG tCCTTATTTGTTAGAACCGACGGATCCGCTATTTCGTATGATCGGAGAAAGATTCCTTCGAATg TACATTGACGAGTTTGGTACtgatcatatttataattgcgaTACTTTTAACGAAAACGAACCCAGCAACAATGAACTTATCTATTTGAGAAACGTCGGCTACTCGGTTTTCTCGGCCATGAACGCGGTTGACTCTAAAGCGATATG GTTAATGCAAGCTTGGTTGTTCGTGCACGACATTACATTTTGGACCAAGTCCAGAGTGAGAGCTTTCCTGACCTCGGTACCCACG GGACGAATGTTGGTATTAGATCTACAATCGGAACAGTTCCCACAATACGGCCGATTAAAATCGTACTACGGTCAACCATTTATTTGGTGCATGCTGCATAATTTCGGCGGCACCTTGGGAATGTTTGGCTCCGCGCAGATCATTAATCAG CGCACGTTCGTGGGTAGAAACATGAATGGCAGTACCATGGTGGGTACCGGTCTGACACCCGAGGGTATCAATCAGAACTATGTAATTTACGAACTGATGAACGAAATGGCGTATCGTCACGCGCCCGTCGACCTCGACAATTG GTTCGAAAGTTACGCTACTCGAAGATACGGCGCATGGAACGAATATGCGGTGGCTGCTTGGCGACACCTCGGCAGAacagtttataattttatcggcACGCAAAGAATCAGAGGGCATTACGTTATTACCAGACGGCCgagtttaaatatttcatcatgG ATCTGGTATGAtcggaaaaatttttattctatgtgGAACGTATTTCTAAAAGCGAGATATGGTAGAGGGAATAACACTCTCTACAGGCATGACGTGGTTGATATAACCAGACAAGCTCTCCAACTAATGGCCGACGATATCTACGTGACTATATTAGACTGCtataacaaaaagaatatCACTGCTTTTCG ATCGTCCGCGAACGCTCTGTTGGAATTGTTCGACGATCTCGAATCTATTTTGGCGTCAGGAAGTAATTTCTTGCTGGGCACCTGGCTAGCCCAGGCGAAAGATATGGCCGTCGACGAAGAGGAGAGACGATCTTACGAATATAATGCAAGAAATCAGATTACCTTGTGGGGCCCAAATGGCGAGATCAGAGACTACGCCAACAAGCAATGGTCGGGGGTGATGGCGGACTACTTTAAGCCTAGATGGGAGCTTTTCCTAAAAGCCCTCGAGAAATCACTGGTCCAAAGAACCAAACTCAACATCACTGAGATTAACGACAGAATATTTCACGAAATCGAACAGCCCTTCACTTTTTCCACGAAGATTTATCCGATAGAGGCAAAAg GCGATACTATTGACATAgcaatgaaaataatttccaaGTGGTTCAAAGGAGAATCagcatcatcatcattatcatcatcattaaAATCGTCAAGTATAAAGACATGCTAA
- the LOC139820931 gene encoding uncharacterized protein: KFLKAAIAQAKPLNPSIDESINEIDHDNANLQKNPFGLKKQQRNSALPTNEALIKATTQIDATNSAAGTMIDTTVQSVSENSTTKPGPFSWFLTPLAQKIQFSPSFLQDRLLFLKEALNHLGINVLQNVTAKQLTAPTGLVHFLGPTDSGFYTNRLEPAGFLGGNGWFANKGGILGGPGAIVSTGSLLTDYPTAYRKK; the protein is encoded by the exons aaatttctaaAGGCTGCAATAGCGCAGGCGAAACCGCTGAATCCATCGATCGATGAATCCATCAATGAGATCGATCATGATAACGCGaatctgcaaaaaaatccATTCGGATTGAAGAAACAGCAACGGAATTCTGCTTTGCCGACTAACGAGGCATTAATAAAGGCGACCACGCAAATTGATGCTACAAACTCGGCAGCTGGTACCATGATCGACACAACCGTACAGTCCGTAAGC GAAAATTCCACAACAAAACCGGGTCCATTCTCTTGGTTCCTGACACCGTTAGCGCAAAAAATACAGTTTTCACCATCATTCCTGCAAGATCGCctgttatttttgaaagagGCGCTAAACCATCTGGGCATCAACGTGCTACAAAACGTGACAGCAAAACAGCTAACTGCACCCACCGGTTTGGTGCATTTCTTGGGTCCGACTGACTCTGGTTTCTATACGAATCGGCTGGAACCAGCCGGTTTTCTGGGTGGTAACGGCTGGTTCGCCAACAAGGGCGGCATTCTAGGCGGACCGGGAGCTATAGTCTCCACCGGCAGCCTCCTCACAGATTATCCAACTGCTTACAGAAAGAAATAG